A single Eremothecium sinecaudum strain ATCC 58844 chromosome VIII, complete sequence DNA region contains:
- the ESC2 gene encoding Esc2p (Syntenic homolog of Ashbya gossypii AER251W; Syntenic homolog of Saccharomyces cerevisiae YDR363W (ESC2)), whose protein sequence is MSQVNEYDDIDDFFCNELPHADDDAFNTNIAVPVTLFGKTKAKASKCESEVRDNTVSPYKGEFNEKVTKDTRYLKKGRQLSHSEDEVSVASLSSTRSRSSSSSSESLSLLRRTKKLRPRRSEQIQEDNDTNSDTNKFLAEMEREAALVSVKQHSSSKNEARGSQYTSNRVYNIGFISRLSGTSGKKIIVKTTGDKKFLTMLPIALSTFVKQYRVSRTAAQKYKMDDIKIYRDGVEVFKFMTCDSLNISESGSGSATDIEMYIVPNQDAEAFTVEWKKKYEERVKYLSGFPVNLENNVNKDDNDDFRVNEYEEDLANARSLDESEILDKSNTSLVEPILQIALLGSDNKKIYVKVKPSTTFNNVGNHYRNAKGLPSSSKIVLSFDNEELDSSSTVADADIEDDDIIEVTVV, encoded by the coding sequence ATGAGCCAGGTTAACGAATATGATGATATAGACGATTTCTTTTGTAATGAACTTCCTCATGCTGATGACGATGCATTTAATACCAATATTGCGGTACCTGTCACTCTATTTGGTAAAACCAAGGCTAAAGCTAGCAAATGCGAAAGCGAAGTACGCGATAATACGGTGTCACCATATAAGGGTGAATTTAATGAAAAAGTTACCAAGGACACTAGATATCTAAAAAAAGGACGACAGCTTTCCCACAGTGAGGATGAAGTTAGTGTGGCATCCTTGTCGTCAACACGTTCTAGATCTAGCTCGTCATCTTCTGAGTCCCTAAGCTTATTAAGGAGGACTAAAAAACTCAGACCAAGGAGAAGTGAACAAATCCAGGAAGATAATGACACAAATAGTGATACAAATAAATTTTTAGCCGAAATGGAAAGAGAGGCCGCATTGGTGTCAGTTAAACAGCATAGTTCCTCCAAGAATGAAGCAAGAGGCAGCCAGTATACAAGTAATCGAGTTTATAATATTGGTTTTATTTCAAGGCTAAGTGGGACATCTGGGAAGAAGATCATTGTTAAGACTACCGGGGATAAGAAATTTCTTACAATGTTACCAATAGCACTTTCAACATTTGTGAAACAATACCGTGTATCTAGGACTGCAGCTCAAAAGTATAAAATGGATGATATCAAGATTTATAGGGATGGCGTGGAAGTGTTCAAGTTTATGACTTGTGACTCTTTAAACATATCTGAGAGCGGTAGCGGAAGTGCAACAGACATTGAGATGTACATTGTGCCAAATCAAGATGCGGAAGCTTTTACTGTGGAgtggaagaagaagtatGAAGAACGTGTCAAATACCTCTCTGGGTTTCCAGTGAATTTAGAGAATAATGTCAACAAAGATGATAACGATGATTTTCGGGTTAATGAATATGAAGAGGATTTGGCGAACGCAAGATCCCTTGATGAATCTGAAATACTTGATAAATCCAATACCTCTTTAGTTGAACCCATTTTACAAATTGCTTTATTAGGGTCAGacaataaaaaaatatatGTGAAAGTGAAACCATCAACTACATTTAATAACGTCGGGAACCATTATAGAAATGCTAAAGGGCTGCCATCGAGTAGTAAAATTGTATTGAGCTTTGATAATGAGGAATTAGATTCCTCGAGCACTGTTGCAGACGctgatattgaagatgatgacATAATCGAAGTCACAGTTGTATGA
- the VID27 gene encoding Vid27p (Syntenic homolog of Ashbya gossypii ABL168C; Syntenic homolog of Saccharomyces cerevisiae YNL212W (VID27)) yields the protein MNIIKKFMESGSKQELVSIPAGQLFLLRSRQSPKSSSECLYDDATLTVRESGHHAYELIVRKSVEEDISSPFGEDADDDEEDGNELSGNLNEDEWVFKLDHKLHLHKNWNKTGDLAIVWRNTKGDKGENFEFVVNSDISLRDIEHFLQAIYRCEYETKYKRSSNSVSDEDLKQFDFSYLAADDAAVVFSDDDEGDVRDTELLPEFSTLSINTNNADETDEEDVDEYFGNDDGDVFEDAREEVDEPRGKLPTPPPQASNSALKFLQYGNVYVYDPIAEKYILQETNVKVSVVNTDDFQYWLHITGEDFRLSTFISPEVNPILEQVPRSLTFNYSHDTVVLSYKVTFKNEAIFNHFQNHWTIALWESLNMRKWSDLLDFDQNYILNAMVDKGYELDEFLKENNAEKSHPTQEEEDSDYEEEGDEEEAHEEEAEFSKRVIHSSHLDDEYDSYDEDKAEKEYMKSTSLLGNKSLTIGYKLDRSYIIRDNRLGVFKANDDGLSFVTSIGNISNLKGEGINPESTMLFTEDRAMILQDPSKKDTLYKMDLERGKVVEEWRAKDNEIVQFGPSKKFDQLTNEQTFLGLSKNSIFRMDQRINGPDKIVTDEQKSYKSPNNFSSVCSTQLGLVAVGSETGEIRLYDKINMRAKTLIPALGQPIRHLCASADGKWLLATCKSSLLLVDTEIKSGKNAGSLAYNKPFSKGDMPKVYVLKVDAATAMYMQQQSGKPISFTKASFNTGIGTKEQTISTSTGQFAMVWPIINILRGKRSPYVIRKYASPVMEEGFKFGSDNNLIVTLKDDVAMVNKRSFKAPSKKIFTSEPILKNRDKSVD from the coding sequence ATGAATATTATCAAGAAGTTCATGGAATCTGGTTCAAAGCAGGAGCTGGTTAGCATCCCTGCTGGCCAACTTTTTCTACTTAGATCGCGTCAATCCCCTAAGTCATCAAGTGAATGTTTGTATGATGACGCCACGTTAACGGTAAGAGAATCAGGTCACCATGCATATGAATTAATCGTAAGAAAGTCTGTTGAGGAAGATATAAGTTCTCCCTTTGGTGAAGATGCAGACgatgacgaagaagatGGAAATGAGTTATCCGGTAATTTAAACGAGGACGAATGGGTTTTTAAATTAGATCATAAGCTGCATTTGCACAAGAATTGGAACAAAACAGGTGATTTAGCAATAGTGTGGAGGAATACGAAGGGTGATAAAGGTGAAAATTTTGAGTTTGTCGTTAATTCGGACATTTCTCTGAGAGATATTGAGCATTTCCTACAAGCTATCTATAGATGTGAATATGAGACAAAATATAAACGATCATCTAATAGCGTCAGTGATGAGGACTTAAAGCAATTTGACTTTTCCTATTTAGCTGCTGACGACGCGGCTGTTGTCTTcagtgatgatgatgaaggaGACGTAAGGGATACAGAGCTATTGCCTGAGTTTTCTACATTGTCAATTAATACTAATAACGCTGATGAAACggatgaagaagatgtAGATGAATATTTCGGGAATGATGATGGCGATGTATTTGAGGATGCTAGGGAAGAAGTTGACGAACCTCGTGGTAAGTTGCCCACTCCTCCCCCGCAAGCTTCAAATAGTGCACTGAAGTTCCTGCAATATGGTAATGTTTATGTTTACGATCCCATTGCTGAAAAGTACATACTACAGGAGACAAATGTCAAGGTTTCAGTTGTAAATACGGATGACTTTCAATATTGGCTACACATTACAGGAGAAGATTTTAGGTTGAGTACGTTTATATCACCTGAAGTGAATCCAATACTTGAGCAGGTTCCTAGGTCTCTTACATTTAACTATTCACACGATACTGTTGTGCTGTCATACAAAGTGACTTTCAAAAATGAAGCTATATTCAATCATTTCCAAAATCATTGGACTATAGCCTTATGGGAATCGCTAAATATGAGGAAATGGTCTGATCTGCTGGATTTCGATCAGAATTACATCCTGAATGCTATGGTGGATAAAGGTTATGAACTCGACGAatttttgaaagaaaacAATGCTGAGAAATCACATCCTACACAGGAGGAAGAAGACAGTGAttatgaagaagaaggcGATGAAGAGGAAGCTCATGAAGAGGAAGCCGAGTTTTCGAAACGCGTTATTCATTCCTCTCATTTGGATGATGAATATGATTCCTACGATGAAGATAAAGCAGAAAAAGAATATATGAAATCGACTTCATTATTAGGCAATAAATCTCTTACAATAGGTTATAAATTAGATCGTTCCTACATCATTAGAGATAATAGGCTCGGTGTTTTCAAGGCTAATGATGACGGTTTATCCTTTGTCACCTCTATTGGTAATATCTCTAATTTAAAGGGTGAAGGTATAAACCCTGAAAGCACAATGCTATTTACTGAAGATCGTGCTATGATTTTGCAAGATCCATCAAAAAAAGATACCTTGTACAAGATGGATTTGGAAAGAGGTAAGGTTGTGGAAGAATGGAGAGCAAAAGATAATGAGATTGTTCAGTTTGGTCCTTCTAAAAAGTTTGATCAGTTAACAAACGAACAAACATTCTTGGGACTTTCTAAAAACAGTATTTTTAGAATGGATCAAAGGATAAATGGGCCAGATAAGATTGTAACTGACGAGCAAAAATCTTACAAGTCTCCCAATAACTTCAGTTCTGTTTGTTCAACACAATTAGGGCTAGTTGCTGTAGGCTCAGAAACTGGTGAAATCAGACTGTACGATAAGATTAACATGAGGGCTAAGACATTAATACCCGCCCTTGGTCAACCTATAAGGCACTTATGTGCTTCCGCAGATGGTAAATGGCTACTAGCAACCTGTAAAAGTAGCTTACTTTTAGTAGATACGGAGATTAAATCGGGCAAAAATGCTGGCTCTTTGGCTTATAATAAGCCATTTTCCAAAGGCGACATGCCGAAGGTATATGTGTTGAAAGTTGATGCTGCGACAGCGATGTATATGCAGCAGCAGAGTGGCAAGCCCATAAGTTTCACGAAGGCTTCGTTTAACACAGGTATCGGAACAAAAGAACAGACAATTTCGACTTCAACGGGACAGTTTGCGATGGTATGGCCTATTATAAACATTTTACGTGGTAAGCGGTCCCCTTATGTTATCAGAAAATACGCGTCTCCAGTTATGGAGGAAGGCTTTAAATTTGGGTCCGATAATAACCTGATCGTGACCTTAAAAGATGATGTTGCAATGGTGAATAAGCGGTCCTTTAAAGCACCAAGCAAAAAGATATTCACAAGTGAACCCATTTTAAAAAACCGGGATAAGTCAGTTGACTGA
- the TFC6 gene encoding transcription factor TFIIIC subunit TFC6 (Syntenic homolog of Ashbya gossypii AER249C; Syntenic homolog of Saccharomyces cerevisiae YDR362C (TFC6)), with protein sequence MPRKSTRNLNHRIEKDKVYDSTSITELSRLNEISSHTAAAAMLQDISGTNDDSGSRRSRRTSSMNIEAAMTSFLQGKDYDNSIVKDLDEDFVPDQDVDISDSYDNINVSLKNNDNTDTSILPVRSKKVKPISAISAQKTGKRGNTNVNTNDVSDGTAPTKKKKPARIIRAMKDLSSAQDKLVRIYGNNREKLLGLAKLKEAFETHVFDFPEELLKSTSKYYVEPQNILQGIDFRLLGLKSLKYRTLALSEFNSKFPLVSEDPKHILVSGSELSLYNGQKAEFPIMPCGTRTGFIYNVGGLITDIAWLKTHEADGQILAVAYSNIESADDMRLRMIGSESHTSTIDIFELDTDTLSFTKIQTIVHNYGEVWDLKWHEGFHSENSIGLLGFVCQQGSVNFIEIQRTLEPEIRMIEESSLEVKLSSSQISCFDFISSSTIICGFYNGYVGEFQLGEEVPNFYNKLHETYVLSIVVAYSPYEETVVCSASVDGTTYLYNTISIKTTKCTLSRNRGTNISPMAYAPLLYSIVHTDGVSCLRAFTPRAIFATHQISQHKNNIGCIATSRLHPYLLSGSADGSVVLNNLVRRILQGIKGNTEIYKSVRLWKWDYNVSSNIFRLDPNYEVNKFAMNEISNTRIDPTPVNIQSIKWNENNNGGKFYAFANAAGLLVVEKLGD encoded by the coding sequence ATGCCTCGGAAAAGCACTAGGAACCTTAATCATAGGATTGAAAAGGATAAGGTGTATGACTCTACATCAATTACAGAACTTTCAAGACTAAATGAAATTTCATCGCATACAGCGGCAGCTGCAATGTTGCAAGATATCTCAGGTACCAACGATGACAGTGGCTCTAGAAGATCCAGAAGAACATCTTCTATGAATATTGAGGCAGCAATGACAAGCTTTCTGCAAGGAAAAGATTATGATAATAGTATTGTAAAGGATTTGGACGAAGATTTTGTTCCCGACCAAGATGTGGATATTAGTGACAGTTATGATAACATAAACGTTTCATTGAAGAATAATGACAATACAGATACATCAATTTTACCGGTTCGCTCTAAGAAAGTGAAGCCAATTAGTGCTATCTCAGCTCAAAAAACTGGCAAGCGGGGGAATACTAATGTAAACACAAATGATGTTTCAGATGGCACAGCTCCGACGAAAAAGAAGAAACCCGCTCGAATTATTCGAGCTATGAAAGATTTATCATCCGCTCAAGATAAATTAGTTCGCATCTATGGAAATAATAGAGAGAAATTACTGGGTTTAGCTAAGTTAAAGGAGGCCTTTGAGACACATGTCTTCGATTTCCCAGAGGAGTTATTAAAATCTACTTCGAAATACTATGTTGAGCCACAAAATATATTACAAGGAATTGACTTTCGACTTCTTGGTCTAAAATCGCTGAAATACCGGACTTTGGCTCTTAGTGAATTCAATTCGAAGTTTCCGTTAGTTTCTGAAGATCCGAAGCATATCTTGGTGTCAGGCTCAGAATTAAGCTTGTATAATGGTCAGAAAGCAGAATTTCCAATAATGCCATGTGGCACAAGGACAGGTTTTATCTACAACGTAGGCGGACTTATTACCGATATTGCATGGCTCAAAACACATGAAGCAGATGGGCAAATCCTAGCGGTGGCATATTCAAACATAGAGAGTGCGGACGATATGAGACTCCGGATGATAGGGTCCGAAAGTCATACCTCTACAATAGATATTTTTGAGTTGGATACAGATACACTGAGCTTTACCAAAATCCAAACTATTGTACACAATTATGGTGAAGTTTGGGATTTGAAATGGCATGAAGGTTTTCACTCAGAAAATTCAATTGGACTACTTGGTTTTGTCTGCCAACAGGGATCAGTAAACTTCATTGAAATTCAGAGGACTTTAGAACCAGAAATTAGAATGATTGAAGAGTCCTCGCTTGAAGTAAAACTGAGTTCCTCTCAGATATCGTGTTTCGATTTTATATCCTCTTCTACTATCATATGTGGGTTTTATAATGGGTATGTTGGTGAGTTCCAACTGGGAGAAGAAGTACCGAATTTTTATAATAAGCTACACGAGACATATGTCCTTTCAATCGTGGTCGCGTATTCACCCTATGAAGAGACGGTCGTATGCAGCGCATCTGTCGATGGGACCACTTATTTGTACAATACTATAAGTATTAAGACCACTAAATGCACACTTTCTAGAAACAGAGGTACTAATATTAGTCCCATGGCATATGCGCCACTCCTATATTCTATTGTCCATACTGACGGAGTAAGCTGTTTAAGAGCATTTACTCCCAGAGCTATTTTTGCAACACACCAGATAAGTCAACATAAAAACAATATCGGTTGTATTGCAACCTCAAGGTTGCACCCTTATCTCCTTTCTGGATCAGCAGATGGCTCTGTTGTGTTAAATAATTTGGTGCGACGTATCTTGCAGGGTATCAAAGGAAATACAGAGATATATAAAAGCGTACGATTATGGAAATGGGACTATAACGTTAGTTCAAACATATTCCGCTTAGATCCTAACTATGAGGTCAATAAATTCGCAATGAACGAGATATCTAATACTAGGATTGATCCAACCCCAGTCAACATCCAATCCATTAAATGGAACGAAAACAATAATGGAGGAAAATTTTACGCATTCGCCAATGCAGCTGGTCTTCTGGTAGTCGAGAAACTCGGTGACTAA
- the UBA4 gene encoding Uba4p (Syntenic homolog of Ashbya gossypii AER248W; Syntenic homolog of Saccharomyces cerevisiae YHR111W (UBA4)), with product MTDGSADLLTELKALREENKRLRSQLTSQHHEPHDRVLSNDEYIRYGRQMIVEGTGGVEGQMKLKNAKVLVVGAGGLGCPSILYLAAAGVGTIGIVDDDVVDVSNLHRQIMHNTSRVGVLKCESAKLTIRELNPFVEVVTHPVRLSSQNAFEIFSGYDIVLDCTDNPMPRYLISDVAVNLGLTVVSGSGLGSEGQLTIYNFKNFGPCYRCFYPNPPPAGTVTSCEAGGVIGPCIGTIGVMMACETLKLILDVYTEENFFPFIMHYSAFPIQKTRTFKMRGRRAGCISCSSARSITQDAIEGGMVDYSVLCGGRNFDVCSPEERINVRDFHERYSKCKGKDLILIDVRQSLQYAVTHLPNSYNVSLNDLMSMEGDVSKLEKAIPGISTSEKDVFIMCRRGNESRLALRLLKDNFKVCKVRDIIGGYFQYIEDGDPSLPPY from the coding sequence ATGACAGATGGATCAGCTGATTTGTTAACAGAGCTGAAAGCTTTGCGTGAGGAAAATAAGCGATTAAGAAGTCAACTAACTTCACAACATCATGAACCGCATGATCGTGTTCTATCTAATGACGAATACATAAGATATGGACGACAAATGATTGTTGAAGGCACTGGTGGTGTTGAAGGTCAAATGAAGTTAAAGAATGCAAAGGTTCTGGTTGTTGGGGCTGGTGGTTTGGGTTGTCCTTCGATTCTTTATTTGGCCGCGGCTGGTGTCGGAACAATAGGTattgttgatgatgatgttgtTGATGTTTCAAATCTTCATCGTCAAATTATGCATAACACGTCTAGAGTTGGAGTGTTGAAGTGTGAGTCTGCGAAATTGACTATTCGGGAATTAAATCCATTTGTTGAGGTTGTCACACACCCTGTCAGACTTTCTTCCCAAAATGCTTTCGAAATATTTTCTGGATATGATATTGTTTTAGACTGTACCGATAATCCGATGCCAAGATATTTAATATCCGATGTTGCTGTGAATTTGGGACTGACCGTTGTGTCTGGATCTGGTCTGGGATCTGAAGGCCAGCTTACAATTTACAACTTTAAGAACTTTGGGCCTTGTTATAGATGCTTTTACCCAAATCCGCCTCCAGCTGGAACCGTAACTTCTTGCGAAGCTGGTGGAGTGATTGGGCCATGTATAGGGACCATTGGTGTTATGATGGCTTGCGAAACGTTGAAGCTTATATTGGATGTTTACACAGAAGAAAACTTCTTCCCATTTATAATGCATTATTCTGCGTTTCCTATACAAAAAACTCGGACTTTTAAGATGAGAGGAAGACGTGCTGGCTGCATTTCTTGTTCCTCTGCTCGTTCGATTACGCAGGATGCTATCGAAGGGGGGATGGTGGATTACTCTGTCCTCTGCGGGGGTCGTAACTTCGACGTGTGCTCTCCAGAGGAACGTATTAATGTACGTGATTTTCACGAGCGTTATAGTAAGTGTAAAGGAAAAGATTTGATATTGATAGATGTCCGGCAAAGCTTGCAGTATGCGGTCACTCATCTGCCCAACTCTTATAATGTGTCTCTTAATGATTTGATGTCGATGGAAGGAGACGTTAGTAAGTTGGAGAAAGCTATCCCAGGCATTTCAACTTCTGAGAAGGACGTATTTATTATGTGCCGTCGTGGTAATGAGTCCAGATTAGCTCTTCGTTTACTAAAGGACAATTTCAAGGTTTGTAAAGTTAGGGATATTATCGGCGGTTACTTTCAATATATTGAAGACGGAGACCCATCGCTGCCTCCATATTAG